From a region of the Pectobacterium aquaticum genome:
- a CDS encoding FxsA family protein produces the protein MRWLPLLFIFLLAYIEISLFIQVAEVLGVAMTLLLVVFTSCVGVSLVRNQGMKTLVQMQQKMAAGESPAAEMVKSVSLVLAGFLLLIPGFLTDFLGLLLLLPPVQKRLTLKLMPHLHVWRSGPGAGPGASSSGGNTFEGEYQRKDGGRGNIEHRDDSDDR, from the coding sequence GTGCGCTGGTTACCGTTATTATTTATTTTTCTTTTGGCTTACATCGAGATATCGCTGTTTATTCAGGTGGCTGAGGTGCTTGGCGTCGCCATGACGTTGCTGCTGGTCGTCTTCACCTCCTGCGTGGGCGTCTCGCTGGTGCGCAATCAGGGGATGAAAACGCTGGTGCAGATGCAGCAGAAAATGGCGGCTGGTGAAAGCCCAGCGGCCGAGATGGTAAAAAGCGTTTCACTGGTGCTGGCGGGCTTCCTGCTCCTGATTCCGGGCTTCCTGACTGACTTTCTGGGGCTGCTGTTGCTGCTACCGCCGGTGCAGAAAAGGCTGACGCTCAAACTGATGCCTCACCTGCACGTCTGGCGTTCTGGTCCTGGAGCAGGCCCAGGTGCATCGTCTTCCGGCGGTAACACCTTTGAAGGTGAATACCAGCGCAAGGATGGCGGGCGCGGAAATATTGAACACCGAGACGATAGTGACGACCGTTAA
- the aspA gene encoding aspartate ammonia-lyase, giving the protein MSENIRIEEDLLGTREVPADAYYGVHTLRAVENFYISNNKISDIPEFVRGMVMVKKAAALANRELQTIPKKIADVIIRACDEVLNNGKCMDQFPVDVYQGGAGTSVNMNTNEVLANIGLELMGHQKGEYQYLNPNDHLNKCQSTNDAYPTGFRIAVYAAVLKLTEAIAKLSEGFERKAKEFEDVLKMGRTQLQDAVPMTLGQEFHAFNVLLQEEIKNLLRTSELLLEVNLGATAIGTRLNTPDGYQQLAVQRLAEVSGLPCVPAEDLIEATSDCGAYVMVHSSLKRLAVKLSKICNDLRLLSSGPRAGLNEINLPELQAGSSIMPAKVNPVVPEVVNQVCFKVIGNDTCVTMASEAGQLQLNVMEPVIGQAMFESTHILTNACYNLLEKCVNGITANKSVCEAYVFNSIGIVTYLNPFIGHHNGDIVGRICAETGKSVREVVLERGLLTEAELDDIFSIQNLMHPAYKAKRYTDENELP; this is encoded by the coding sequence ATGTCAGAAAACATCCGTATTGAAGAAGACCTGTTAGGCACTCGAGAAGTTCCCGCAGACGCGTATTATGGTGTTCACACGCTGCGCGCTGTCGAAAACTTCTATATCAGTAACAATAAAATCAGTGATATACCCGAGTTCGTGCGCGGTATGGTCATGGTGAAGAAAGCCGCAGCGCTGGCGAACAGAGAGCTGCAAACTATCCCGAAAAAAATCGCCGACGTCATCATCCGCGCCTGCGATGAAGTGCTGAATAACGGCAAATGCATGGATCAGTTCCCAGTCGATGTCTATCAAGGGGGCGCTGGCACGTCGGTTAACATGAATACCAACGAAGTATTAGCCAATATTGGCCTGGAGTTAATGGGCCACCAGAAAGGTGAATACCAGTATCTAAACCCTAACGATCACCTGAATAAATGCCAGTCCACCAATGATGCCTACCCCACCGGATTTCGTATCGCGGTCTACGCGGCCGTACTGAAACTGACGGAGGCGATAGCGAAGTTGAGTGAGGGTTTCGAGCGCAAAGCCAAAGAGTTTGAAGACGTGCTGAAAATGGGCCGCACCCAGTTGCAGGACGCCGTACCGATGACGCTCGGCCAAGAATTTCATGCATTTAACGTGTTGTTGCAGGAAGAAATCAAAAACCTGCTGCGCACGTCGGAGCTGCTGCTTGAGGTCAATCTGGGCGCGACCGCAATCGGTACGCGCCTGAATACGCCGGACGGCTACCAGCAACTGGCGGTACAGCGTCTGGCGGAAGTCAGCGGCCTGCCGTGTGTGCCAGCGGAAGATTTGATCGAAGCCACGTCAGACTGTGGTGCTTATGTGATGGTACACAGTTCGCTGAAGCGTCTGGCCGTGAAGCTGTCGAAGATCTGTAATGACCTGCGTCTGCTTTCTTCCGGCCCGCGCGCTGGCCTGAATGAAATCAACCTGCCGGAGTTGCAGGCAGGTTCTTCAATCATGCCAGCCAAGGTTAACCCAGTGGTGCCGGAAGTTGTCAATCAGGTGTGTTTCAAGGTCATCGGTAACGATACCTGCGTCACGATGGCGTCAGAGGCTGGGCAATTACAGTTAAACGTAATGGAACCGGTTATCGGTCAGGCGATGTTTGAATCGACCCACATCCTGACCAATGCCTGCTACAACCTGCTGGAAAAATGCGTCAACGGCATCACCGCCAATAAGAGCGTGTGCGAAGCCTATGTCTTCAACTCCATCGGGATTGTGACGTACCTGAACCCGTTCATCGGCCACCACAACGGCGATATCGTCGGCAGAATCTGTGCAGAAACGGGGAAAAGCGTGCGTGAAGTTGTCCTGGAGCGCGGCCTACTTACGGAAGCCGAGCTGGATGACATTTTCTCCATCCAGAACCTGATGCATCCGGCGTACAAAGCTAAACGCTACACCGATGAAAACGAGCTTCCCTAA
- a CDS encoding co-chaperone GroES, translating to MNIRPLHDRVIVKRKEVESKSAGGIVLTGSAAGKSTRGEVLAVGHGRILENGEVKPLDVKVGDIVIFNDGYGVKAEKIDNEEVLIMSESDILAIVEA from the coding sequence ATGAATATTCGTCCATTGCATGACCGCGTGATCGTCAAGCGCAAAGAAGTTGAGTCAAAATCTGCTGGCGGTATCGTACTGACTGGTTCCGCTGCTGGTAAATCTACCCGCGGTGAAGTTCTGGCCGTAGGTCACGGACGTATCCTGGAAAATGGCGAAGTGAAGCCGCTGGATGTGAAAGTTGGCGACATCGTTATTTTCAATGATGGCTATGGCGTGAAAGCAGAGAAGATTGATAACGAAGAAGTGTTGATAATGTCTGAAAGCGACATTCTGGCAATTGTTGAAGCGTAA